In Candidatus Manganitrophaceae bacterium, one genomic interval encodes:
- a CDS encoding DsrE family protein, translating to METNTPPTQLTIGFLLTTSPEHQNSHTVFRLIEALLTAGHQVSLFLMDDGIYNLVRIESPKSPAAQLEKLIKEGLTVSLCTQSAEGRGIFEADAIPGIGWLSQHALSRIVARSDRFLSFGA from the coding sequence ATGGAAACCAACACTCCCCCCACACAACTGACGATCGGTTTTTTGCTCACCACAAGCCCCGAGCATCAAAACAGCCACACCGTTTTCCGACTAATCGAAGCGCTCCTCACCGCCGGACATCAGGTGTCGCTTTTTTTGATGGATGACGGCATTTATAATCTTGTTCGAATCGAATCGCCGAAAAGCCCCGCCGCCCAGCTCGAAAAATTAATAAAGGAAGGCTTAACCGTCTCGCTTTGCACCCAGTCGGCCGAAGGGCGGGGGATCTTCGAGGCCGATGCGATCCCCGGCATCGGCTGGCTCTCGCAACATGCGCTCTCTCGAATCGTCGCCCGGTCGGACCGCTTTCTCTCGTTCGGAGCGTGA
- a CDS encoding DsrE family protein, which produces MKRVLVIVQESPFNTLRTSEAFRMTMGLILSENEVSILLMGDGVWSLLPLKAEAVGQPSIETYLEYFPRVRVQLYAEAEALADRGIETVPDGTKRLSHPEALNLISEAEVVIPFR; this is translated from the coding sequence GTGAAGCGCGTATTGGTCATCGTTCAAGAGAGCCCATTCAACACCCTCCGAACCAGCGAGGCATTCCGAATGACGATGGGGCTGATTCTCTCCGAAAATGAAGTCTCGATTCTGCTGATGGGAGACGGGGTCTGGAGCCTGCTGCCGTTGAAAGCCGAGGCGGTCGGACAGCCGTCGATTGAAACCTATCTGGAATACTTCCCGAGAGTCCGCGTTCAGCTCTATGCCGAGGCGGAGGCGCTCGCCGACCGGGGGATCGAAACGGTTCCCGACGGGACGAAGCGGCTCTCGCACCCAGAAGCGCTCAATCTGATCTCCGAGGCGGAGGTGGTGATCCCCTTTCGATGA